A stretch of DNA from Blastocatellia bacterium:
TGTCTCGCCTATGATCTGAGTTCTCTGGTGTTTCAACTTTACTTCTGGAGGTGATCTATGAGTAGAACCATCAAACGCAATCTTAAATTCGTGATCGTGGTCTTTATTATGGCTCTTGGCTTGAGCATTCTTTATGATGCCAAAGCCGAGGTCAAAGCAACGAGTGGAGCGAGCGTGCAGCAGAGCGCGCAGCTACCGGTCACAGCGCGTCCCACGCCCGCGCATGGCGTGGCGCAGCGAAATCCTTTTGAAACGTTTCCCACCAGTTTGCATGCCACACGACGCGGCAAAGTCACTTGGTACAGTGCCGCAAACGGTGGGTTTGAAACGTTGACAGGCATTCCGATCGGTCAACTGACCTGCCTGAGCTGTCATCCAGGCACCCGCGCTGATGGAACCCCCATCAGCACTGCAACCTATCGGCCGGACTGCTCAGATTGCCATGTGCGTATCGGCGATCCAGTTCCAGACCAAACGTGCCTCAAATGCCATAGCCGACAGGGTCTCGAGATCCGCCTGGGCTATCCCGATGTTCACCGGGCGGCCGGATTCAAGTGCACGAACTGTCATACGTCTCGTGAAATGCACGGCGATGGCACGCAGTACACCTCTTGGTTGCAACCGGGAGCAATGGATGTCAAGTGCGAGACCTGCCACACGCAAGTCGCGACTCAAAACGTCTCGCACCTGATTCATTTCCGTTCGGTTGACTGCACGGCGTGCCACACGCAGTCGGTCATCACCTGTTACAATTGTCACTTCGAGAGCGAAGTGGCAGGAGATCGCAAACGGCCCTACGGCGTGCTGAGAGACTATCTGCTGCTACTGCGGCGGGAAGGCAGCGGCAAGGTCCACGCAGGCACGTTCATGGCCTTGACCTACCAAGGTCAATCCTTCTACGCGCTGGCTCCTTACCGGGCACACACAATTGTGAAAAACGCCCGGACGTGCCAGGATTGCCATAACAGCCCTGCGCTTCAGGAGTATTTCCAAACAGGGCGCATCACCGTCACCAGGTGGGACGGCAATCAAATCCTCAACACCAAGGGCGTGATTCCTATTCCGCCAGATTGGCCGCAGACGCTCCAACTTGACTTTGTCAACTATACAGGCGATCCCACCGCTGCACAGACGGACCCGACCAAATGGGTCTTTCTGAAAAGCGGCGCGGATCGAACTCAAATGCTCTTTGCTCAACCGCTCACGGCTGAGCAGATGAATAAACTCAGAATGTTTAGGTAGGAGCAACCCGGTCCCAGCCAGCACCAGACGGAAAACCGTCCGGCCCTGAGCTGTATAAGATCAGCCGGTTGATGAACGAGTGAGACGCTTGGGTCGCGGAAGGTTACTACGAGCCTCCTGCGACCCAAGCGCGAGTCGCCGGTTTATCCTTAAAGCAAATACACAAAGGCACGGTGAAAATTCTGCGACACTGACATCCCGCCTCAGGACTGAGAACCTTTTGTAGCGATACGCCCAAACCAGTTGACGTGGAAGACACTGACATTCCGCCTCGGAAATAACACCCACCAAGCGCCTGCGTTGAGCTTCGCTCGCGGATGCCACGGAAGCAGCTAAACAGGCTGAGTTCAATCGCCCCACCAAGCGCCTGCGTTGAGCTTCACTCGTGGATGCTCCCTTGGGCTGCGTCTTTGCTACCGACGGCGACGGACTGCCCGGTTAGATTGCATGCGGAGTGCAATGCCGGTATACTCATGGTGGCACAGTGAGGTGCACGATGGCCATTGATCTAGAGACACTGCGAGAAATCTTGAAGACCGAATTGCCGCGTCTGTTGCGCGAACACCCAGAAACGCGCTACGAGATATGGGGCATGATGCTGGAGACTTTTCCCTCCCGGCAAGAGTTCGCCAGCCTGTCCGAAGAACTCAGAGCCTTTCGTCATGAGACCGCACAACGGTTCGACAACGTTGATCAACGACTGGATCGCATGGATCAACACTTCGAGCAAGTTGATCAACGACTGGATCGCATGGATCAACACTTCGAGCAAGTTGATCAACGACTGGATCGCATGGATCAACGATTCGACCAAGTTGACCAACGATTCGAACAGGTGGATCAACGATTCGAACAGGTGGATCAACGATTCAACCAAGTTGACCAACGATTCGAACAGGTGGATGAACGATTCGACCAAGTTGATCAACGATTCGAAAAAGTGGATGAACGATTCGAACAGGTGGACCGACGATTTGATGAGCTGACGGCCGAGATGCGTCAGGGCTTTGAAAATCTCCATCGCGCCATAGATCGTCTTGGCAGTCGTTGGGGCATTCGTAACGAGAGCATCTTCCGTCAGACGATTGCCACACTGCTGGAAGAATCCTTCGGCGTCAAGGTTGAGACACGCACGATTGATGGCGAACAGTTCGATGTCATCATCAAAAACGGGCAGCACATCTTGGTCGAGATCGCCGCGAGCGTTGGGCCGAAGATTCAAGAGCGGCTCGAACGC
This window harbors:
- a CDS encoding cytochrome c3 family protein; the encoded protein is MSRTIKRNLKFVIVVFIMALGLSILYDAKAEVKATSGASVQQSAQLPVTARPTPAHGVAQRNPFETFPTSLHATRRGKVTWYSAANGGFETLTGIPIGQLTCLSCHPGTRADGTPISTATYRPDCSDCHVRIGDPVPDQTCLKCHSRQGLEIRLGYPDVHRAAGFKCTNCHTSREMHGDGTQYTSWLQPGAMDVKCETCHTQVATQNVSHLIHFRSVDCTACHTQSVITCYNCHFESEVAGDRKRPYGVLRDYLLLLRREGSGKVHAGTFMALTYQGQSFYALAPYRAHTIVKNARTCQDCHNSPALQEYFQTGRITVTRWDGNQILNTKGVIPIPPDWPQTLQLDFVNYTGDPTAAQTDPTKWVFLKSGADRTQMLFAQPLTAEQMNKLRMFR
- a CDS encoding DUF3782 domain-containing protein — protein: MAIDLETLREILKTELPRLLREHPETRYEIWGMMLETFPSRQEFASLSEELRAFRHETAQRFDNVDQRLDRMDQHFEQVDQRLDRMDQHFEQVDQRLDRMDQRFDQVDQRFEQVDQRFEQVDQRFNQVDQRFEQVDERFDQVDQRFEKVDERFEQVDRRFDELTAEMRQGFENLHRAIDRLGSRWGIRNESIFRQTIATLLEESFGVKVETRTIDGEQFDVIIKNGQHILVEIAASVGPKIQERLERKRRIYTEATGVEPTRVILATASIHSRRAHALRQAGFEVIEPEEDVLEETS